From Deltaproteobacteria bacterium, one genomic window encodes:
- a CDS encoding HAD family phosphatase has protein sequence MDRDRDSCSLGIIFDLDGVIIDSEGLQYRAYCRVLQPFGVQVTREEYGREWIAGGRGPEYAVKKYNLPMAPDQLRALKNPVYQELLHSEVTLMPGAVAALARLGTTFPIALATNSKRDEVDYVMDRFELRGYFAAIVTREDYVGAKPEPAAFLTAAARLGLPPDRCVVIEDAHKGVVAAHRAGCLCIAVPHDFTIDNDFTLATRVVKSLDEISVDLIESLVLTR, from the coding sequence GTGGATCGTGATCGTGACTCGTGTTCGTTGGGGATCATTTTTGATCTCGACGGCGTGATCATCGACTCTGAGGGGTTGCAGTATCGGGCCTACTGCCGGGTACTGCAGCCCTTCGGCGTTCAGGTCACGCGCGAGGAATACGGTCGCGAATGGATCGCCGGCGGTCGCGGGCCAGAGTATGCGGTCAAGAAATACAATCTGCCGATGGCGCCCGACCAGCTCCGGGCGCTGAAGAATCCGGTGTATCAAGAACTCCTGCACAGCGAGGTCACGTTGATGCCCGGCGCCGTCGCGGCGTTGGCGCGACTCGGCACGACGTTTCCGATCGCACTCGCCACCAACTCTAAGCGCGACGAGGTCGACTATGTGATGGACCGATTCGAACTGCGCGGCTACTTCGCGGCGATCGTGACGCGCGAGGACTACGTTGGGGCCAAGCCCGAGCCCGCCGCCTTTCTCACCGCCGCGGCGCGACTCGGCCTTCCACCTGACCGCTGTGTGGTGATCGAGGACGCGCACAAGGGCGTGGTGGCGGCCCACCGCGCTGGCTGCTTGTGCATCGCCGTGCCGCACGATTTTACTATCGACAACGACTTCACGTTGGCAACGCGTGTTGTCAAATCGCTGGATGAGATCTCTGTGGATCTCATCGAGTCGTTGGTTCTCACTCGCTAG
- a CDS encoding peptidyl-prolyl cis-trans isomerase, with protein sequence MMKWFVVIAGALCVSLAGSGAFAGEGKNPVVLVSTSMGDIKIELDEVKAPITVKNFLAYVNSKFYDGTVFHRVIPGFMIQGGGFDQEMRQKPTNAPIKNEADNGLKNDEGTIAMARTGDPDSATAQFFINVVNNDNLTRPKPDGHGYAVFGKVIAGLDVVHKIEKVATTTKIPHQNVPAEPVIIKSIAVVK encoded by the coding sequence ATGATGAAGTGGTTCGTTGTCATTGCCGGGGCTCTCTGTGTGAGCCTCGCCGGGTCCGGCGCGTTTGCCGGAGAAGGGAAAAATCCTGTGGTTCTCGTCTCGACATCAATGGGCGACATCAAAATCGAATTGGACGAAGTGAAGGCACCCATCACGGTGAAGAACTTCCTCGCCTACGTGAACAGCAAGTTCTACGACGGGACCGTGTTCCATCGCGTCATCCCCGGCTTCATGATTCAGGGCGGCGGCTTCGACCAGGAGATGCGCCAGAAGCCCACCAACGCGCCGATCAAAAACGAGGCCGACAACGGCTTGAAGAACGATGAAGGAACCATCGCCATGGCGCGCACCGGCGATCCCGACAGCGCCACGGCGCAGTTCTTCATCAATGTCGTCAACAACGACAACCTCACCCGCCCCAAACCCGATGGCCATGGCTACGCCGTCTTCGGCAAGGTCATCGCCGGACTCGACGTGGTCCACAAGATCGAGAAAGTCGCCACCACCACGAAGATCCCGCACCAGAACGTGCCGGCCGAGCCGGTCATCATCAAGAGCATTGCGGTGGTGAAGTAG
- a CDS encoding alpha/beta fold hydrolase, producing MADAELLRADAFPIEQASVRGFTMRFVRAGIGGFPLLLIHGWPETKRIWYRNIAPLVAAGFEVIAPDLRGFGDSDIPADGFFDLAAHARDLYALVHDGLGHQQIVVVGGDLGGAILQDLGMRFPGFVVRQVVFNSPLPYLREEHRGLRTRPAMEAADYYLRQGTGADSLLAELSTELLRRDYIAAFYGHRFWASPGTFTSAAVTFLSEPFADPAKLRAGWGNYESAMGTRPQSEPPLWGKNTIPTLILFGPDDHVIYPDFDEMAARVFPEHIGPFRLSRCGHFLQWEQAHVLNQTVRYFCADLLARRR from the coding sequence ATGGCCGACGCCGAACTGCTCCGTGCCGATGCGTTTCCGATCGAACAGGCGAGCGTACGCGGTTTCACCATGCGCTTCGTCCGCGCCGGCATCGGCGGCTTTCCGCTGTTGCTGATCCACGGCTGGCCGGAAACCAAACGCATCTGGTACCGCAACATCGCGCCGCTGGTGGCGGCCGGCTTCGAGGTGATCGCGCCGGATCTGCGCGGCTTCGGCGACAGTGACATTCCCGCCGACGGCTTCTTCGATCTGGCCGCACACGCGCGCGATCTCTACGCGCTGGTGCATGACGGACTTGGTCACCAACAGATCGTGGTGGTGGGCGGCGATCTGGGCGGCGCGATTCTGCAAGACCTGGGGATGCGGTTCCCCGGCTTCGTCGTGCGGCAAGTGGTGTTCAACTCACCGTTGCCCTATCTGCGCGAAGAGCACCGAGGCTTGCGCACGCGGCCGGCAATGGAAGCCGCCGACTACTATCTCCGCCAGGGAACCGGGGCCGACAGCTTACTCGCCGAGCTCTCCACTGAACTCTTGCGGCGCGACTACATCGCGGCGTTCTATGGCCATCGCTTCTGGGCGTCGCCGGGCACCTTCACGTCGGCGGCAGTGACCTTTCTCAGCGAGCCGTTTGCCGATCCGGCGAAGCTGCGCGCCGGCTGGGGCAACTACGAGTCGGCGATGGGGACGCGGCCGCAGTCCGAGCCGCCGCTGTGGGGCAAGAATACGATCCCGACGTTGATTCTGTTCGGCCCCGACGACCACGTCATCTATCCCGACTTCGACGAAATGGCCGCGCGTGTGTTTCCGGAACACATCGGGCCATTTCGCCTCAGCCGGTGCGGCCACTTCCTACAATGGGAACAAGCTCACGTACTCAATCAGACCGTGCGCTACTTCTGCGCCGATCTGCTGGCGCGACGCCGCTGA
- a CDS encoding YciI family protein, which yields MIYVLMIYANEADWTTKSQEEMAPIMREHERLEQDLRKAGKYKGCGGLAPSSAATTVRLGEGRPLITDGPYAETKEQFGGYYLVDAKDLDEALSFAARIPGMGKRAVEVRPVLDFRT from the coding sequence ATGATCTATGTGCTGATGATTTACGCCAATGAGGCGGATTGGACCACGAAGAGCCAGGAAGAGATGGCGCCAATCATGCGCGAGCACGAGCGCTTGGAGCAAGATCTTCGGAAGGCAGGTAAGTACAAGGGATGCGGCGGCTTGGCGCCGAGCAGCGCCGCCACTACCGTGCGCCTCGGCGAAGGTAGGCCGCTCATTACGGACGGGCCGTACGCCGAAACTAAGGAACAATTTGGTGGCTACTATTTGGTCGACGCCAAGGATCTCGACGAGGCGCTGTCGTTCGCCGCGCGCATACCGGGCATGGGCAAACGCGCGGTCGAGGTTCGTCCGGTCCTCGACTTCCGCACGTGA